The genomic window GGAGTTGGGGTCCTTCGAGCTGGTGGTGACCAGCGCGTCGCCGAGGGTAATCGAGACGGCGGTCGCCATGGGTGGGCTGTTGACGATGCCGTCGACATGCCATCCGGCCACGTTCCGGGCGAGGTCGGGCACCACGACCAGCGGGGTTGGCCGCAACCGTACGTTCGTTACGCCGAGTTGAGCACAGCGTCATGGCTTGTCCGGTGCTGTGAGTCGAGCTTCTGTCGCACATCCAGATAGCAGCGCAGCCGTACGCCGGGCTGCCCCGGATCCCGGGGCGTACGGTCCGCCCTCGCGGTCGCCCACCGCGCGACGAGCAACTCCTGGACGGCGAGGGCGGTCTGTTCGTCGCACTCCGCGATCTTCACCACGGCAAGCCCCGGCTGTTCCGCATGCGCTTCGTTGATCGGCCCCATGCATGGCACTACGCTCCGGCGCCGCAAAGGGTCTCCGAGCCCGCCGACTGCACCCGGCCGAGTGGCTCTCCCGGGCATGGCAACCACGGAGGCGCTGGCTCTGTACGCGAGAACGAGCAGCACTCGCACGGCGCTTTGCTTCCGACCGGTGGTTCACGGGTTTATGGATTCAGCATATCCTGTACTGTCATGAAAGTGCTGACTCTCGCTGCTGACATCGAGGCGCTGGCGCGGTTCGGCCGTGCCCTCGCCGATCCGATCCGCTGCCGGATTCTCCTCGCCCTGCGCGAGGCCCCGGCCCATCCCGCAGACATGGCCGACCACTTGGGGATCTCCCGGACCCGGCTGTCGAACCACCTGGCGTGCCTGCGTGACTGCGGCCTGGTCGTCGCGGTGCCGGTCGGCCGGCGTACCCGCTACGAGCTCGCCGACGAGCGCCTCGGGCACGCGCTGGACGACCTGCGCACCGCCGTGGTGGCCGTTGAGACGGACAAGACCTGCCCGGACGCGGAAACGAAGGGCTGCTGCTGATGACCGCGGAGATATCCATCGGCATCGGCCCGTCCCCAGCCCGCCGCGACGCGCTGGCCAAGCGCATACGGCTGCTGGTCGCAGCCACCATCACCTACAACGTCATCGAGGCGATCGTCGCGATCACCGCCGGGACGCTCGCCTCCTCCACCGCGCTGATCGGCTTCGGCCTGGACTCCGTCATCGAGGTGTCCTCCGCCGCCGCGGTGGCCTGGCAGTTTTCCGCCCACGAGCACGCCGTGCGCGAGGCGCGGGAGAAGACCACCCTGCGCATCATCGCCGTCTCCTTCTTCGCGCTCGCCGCGTACGTCAGCGTCGACGCGGTCCGGGCGCTGACCGGCACCGGGGAGGCTGAACGTTCCATCCCCGGCATCGTCATCGCCGCGCTGTCCCTGGCCGTGATGCCGTTTCTCTCCGCCGCCCAGCGCAAGGCCGGCCGCGAACTCGGCTCTGCCAGTGCGGTCGCCGACTCCAAGCAGACCCTGCTGTGCACCTATCTCTCCGCCGTCCTCCTGGTCGGCCTGGTCCTCAATGCCACCCTCGGCTGGTCCTGGGCGGACCCCATCGCCGCCCTCGTCATCGCCGCTATCGCGGTCAAGGAAGGCCGTGACGCCTGGCAGGGCAAGGGCTGTTGCGCGACACCGGCTGCAGTTGCGCCGACAACAGCGGCTGGAGCCGACGCCTGCGGCCTCCGTCCCGGGGGTGACTGCTGCAAGTGATCGGCAGCCTCGGATGAGCATCTGGCTGCGAGAAGCGGATCAAACGGACGCCACGCCCGCGCCCTGGCCGCGCACCTCGGGCACTACCGCGACCCTGCCGCCCGCGCGGCCGCCGGCCTCCTGTCGCCGCCGGTACCCGCTCACGCCGCGCTGCTCACCGAGCTCGCGCGTCCCGCCCCGGAGACCGCCGTCGGCCAGCTGGTGTTCGCGGCCCGGCTCGCCACCGCCGAGCCCGAAGCCGCCGCCGACCTTGCCGCGCTCCTCGCCCGCGCCGCCGAGACGCCCGGCGCCAGGCGGAGCCCGGCATGGGCAAGCACCACGAGCGCGAGGCCGTCGTCGCGCTCTGGGCAGAGCGCGACGACATCGGGCGTCACTACGAAGAGCTGGTCGCCGACGCCGAGGGCCATCGCCTGAACCGAGCCCCCGTTCGGCGAGACGGTGCACCCCGGCGAGGACGGCCCCGACCGACACCGAAGGTCAGGCGTGTGCCATCGAGTTTTCGTCGAGGCCGCTGCCTGGATGCACGTACACCTGCGAGCGGGCTTGCTGAACCCGGAGCTGCTTGAGCTGGGCGGCGACGGACACAAGGACTGTGGCGTCCATGCCCGTGCCGGGCGAGGGCTAGCTCGTCCAGCTGTGGGCCACGTCGACCACGACCCGGCCGTCCAACTGAATCACGCGGAACGGCAGTCGGGCGCGCACACCGAGACCGACCTGCGTCTGGCCCTCGAAGGTGCCGCCGAACCGGGTGTCCCGGAAGGTGCTGTACCCGCTGGTGTTCACGCCGGGCAGGGGCTCGCCCACCTCGCCCGGGTAGGTCGGCACGCCGGCCTCCAGGTCATAGCTCCAAGCGCCGACGCGGATGTCGAGGATCGCCCCGCCGCCGACCGGTATGTACTCGCCCGAGGGGTCCGCGTAGAACCGGTCCACGTACTGGACGTGGTAGCCGATCTGGTCTCCGCCGCCGGGCA from Streptomyces sp. DSM 40750 includes these protein-coding regions:
- a CDS encoding DUF6207 family protein — encoded protein: MGPINEAHAEQPGLAVVKIAECDEQTALAVQELLVARWATARADRTPRDPGQPGVRLRCYLDVRQKLDSQHRTSHDAVLNSA
- a CDS encoding ArsR/SmtB family transcription factor, which translates into the protein MLTLAADIEALARFGRALADPIRCRILLALREAPAHPADMADHLGISRTRLSNHLACLRDCGLVVAVPVGRRTRYELADERLGHALDDLRTAVVAVETDKTCPDAETKGCC
- a CDS encoding cation transporter; the protein is MTAEISIGIGPSPARRDALAKRIRLLVAATITYNVIEAIVAITAGTLASSTALIGFGLDSVIEVSSAAAVAWQFSAHEHAVREAREKTTLRIIAVSFFALAAYVSVDAVRALTGTGEAERSIPGIVIAALSLAVMPFLSAAQRKAGRELGSASAVADSKQTLLCTYLSAVLLVGLVLNATLGWSWADPIAALVIAAIAVKEGRDAWQGKGCCATPAAVAPTTAAGADACGLRPGGDCCK
- a CDS encoding AMIN-like domain-containing (lipo)protein, producing the protein MRGIRAAVAVLVLAGATLGTAASTAGAAPAEGSRAAAACPTGWGSGAKGGGAMGADHLEDIRTGQHECYDRIVFDVPGGGDQIGYHVQYVDRFYADPSGEYIPVGGGAILDIRVGAWSYDLEAGVPTYPGEVGEPLPGVNTSGYSTFRDTRFGGTFEGQTQVGLGVRARLPFRVIQLDGRVVVDVAHSWTS